A region from the Plutella xylostella chromosome 6, ilPluXylo3.1, whole genome shotgun sequence genome encodes:
- the LOC105382446 gene encoding 60S ribosomal protein L15 gives MGAYRYIQELYRKKLSDVMRFLLRVRVWQYRQLTRMHRSPRPTRPDKARRLGFRAKQGYVIFRIRVRRGGRKRPVAKGATYGKPKSHGVNQLKPTRNLQSIAEERVGRRCGGLRVLNSYWVAQDSSYKYFEVILVDPSHKAIRRDPKINWIVNAVHKHRENRGLTSAGRSSRGLGKGHRFSQTTGGSRRAAWIRKNTLQLRRKR, from the exons ATGGGTGCGTACCGGTATATTCAGGAATTGTACCGCAAAAAGCTTAGCGATGTTATGCGTTTCCTCCTTCGCGTCAGAGTATGGCAGTACCGCCAGTTGACTCGCATGCACCGTTCCCCCAGGCCTACCAGGCCCGACAAAGCCAGGAGGCTAGGATTCCGTGCCAAGCAAG GTTACGTGATCTTCAGAATCCGTGTGCGCCGTGGAGGCCGCAAGCGCCCGGTCGCCAAGGGAGCCACCTACGGCAAGCCCAAGAGCCACGGAGTCAACCAGCTGAAGCCCACACGCAACCTGCAGTCCATCGCTGAG GAACGTGTTGGTCGTCGTTGTGGAGGTCTCCGTGTCCTGAACTCATACTGGGTTGCCCAGGACTCTTCCTACAAATACTTTGAAGTCATCCTTGTTGATCCTTCACACAAG GCTATCCGCCGCGATCCTAAGATCAACTGGATCGTGAACGCCGTTCACAAGCACCGTGAAAACCGTGGTCTCACATCTGCTGGCCGCAGCTCCCGAGGTCTCGGCAAGGGCCACCGCTTCTCCCAGACCACCGGAGGctcccgccgcgccgcctggaTCAGGAAGAACACCCTGCAGCTGCGCCGCAAGCGATAA